In Acaryochloris marina S15, a single genomic region encodes these proteins:
- a CDS encoding class II glutamine amidotransferase: MCQLLGMNCNGPTDICFSFEGFCARGGKTDDHKDGWGIAFFEGAACRIFLDDKPSATSAIAKLIREYPIKSTNVVAHIRKATIGPVGLENCHPFTRELWGRHWVFAHNGDLPTLKSGSLGTYRSVGQTDSERAFCLIMNQLRDKFPQEQPPMEELFPVLQEMTQAIASHGIFNYLLSDGKHLFVHCSTKLCYIVRQSPFAAAHLIDEDLTVDFQELATPCDRVAIIATTCLTDNETWTTIQPGELLVFQDGLPLIFQDDWACKVSRY, from the coding sequence GGATGAACTGTAATGGGCCAACGGATATTTGTTTCTCCTTTGAAGGTTTCTGCGCCCGAGGTGGCAAAACGGACGATCATAAAGATGGGTGGGGCATTGCCTTCTTTGAAGGAGCAGCCTGTCGAATATTCCTAGATGACAAGCCTTCTGCCACCTCTGCCATTGCCAAACTCATTCGTGAATACCCGATTAAATCGACAAATGTTGTCGCTCATATTCGCAAAGCCACCATTGGTCCAGTGGGCCTAGAAAACTGTCATCCCTTTACGCGGGAACTGTGGGGGCGACATTGGGTATTTGCCCATAATGGGGACCTACCCACTCTGAAATCTGGAAGTTTAGGCACCTATCGCTCCGTGGGCCAAACGGATAGTGAACGAGCGTTTTGCTTGATTATGAATCAGCTCAGAGATAAATTTCCCCAGGAGCAACCACCCATGGAGGAGCTGTTCCCCGTGTTGCAAGAGATGACTCAGGCCATCGCCAGTCATGGGATTTTCAACTATTTGCTCTCAGATGGAAAACACCTGTTTGTGCACTGTTCCACCAAGCTTTGCTATATCGTCCGCCAGTCCCCCTTTGCGGCAGCACACCTAATCGATGAAGATCTGACCGTTGATTTTCAAGAGTTAGCAACACCTTGCGATCGCGTTGCCATTATCGCCACTACTTGTCTAACGGATAACGAAACCTGGACCACCATTCAACCCGGAGAACTGCTGGTCTTTCAGGATGGCTTACCGCTGATTTTTCAGGATGATTGGGCTTGTAAGGTCAGTCGTTATTGA